In Nicotiana tabacum cultivar K326 chromosome 19, ASM71507v2, whole genome shotgun sequence, one DNA window encodes the following:
- the LOC107799073 gene encoding bet1-like SNARE 1-1 isoform X2 — protein sequence MNSRSNRAALFDGIEEGGIRASSSYASHEIDEQENEKAMDGLQDRVNLLKRLSGDIHEEVETHNRMLDRMGNDMDSSRGVLAGTMDKFKMVFETKSSRRMFTLVASFVVLFLVVYYLTR from the exons ATGAATTCTAGAAG CAACAGAGCAGCACTATTTGATGGAATTGAGGAAGGTGGTATAAGGGCTTCGTCGTCATATGCTTCACATGAAATTGATGAACAAGAGAATGAGAAAGCAATGGACGGGTTGCAAGATAGAGTTAATCTGCTGAAAAGA TTATCAGGTGATATACATGAGGAAGTGGAGACACATAATAGGATGCTGGACAGAATG GGTAATGATATGGATTCTTCAAGGGGAGTTTTAGCTGGAACAATGGATAAATTTAAGATG GTATTCGAGACCAAATCAAGCCGAAGAATGTTTACACTTGTAGCCTCATTTGTGGTCCTCTTTTTGGTTGTATACTATCTCACTAGGTAA
- the LOC107799073 gene encoding bet1-like SNARE 1-1 isoform X1 translates to MNSRRERSNRAALFDGIEEGGIRASSSYASHEIDEQENEKAMDGLQDRVNLLKRLSGDIHEEVETHNRMLDRMGNDMDSSRGVLAGTMDKFKMVFETKSSRRMFTLVASFVVLFLVVYYLTR, encoded by the exons ATGAATTCTAGAAG GGAACGTAGCAACAGAGCAGCACTATTTGATGGAATTGAGGAAGGTGGTATAAGGGCTTCGTCGTCATATGCTTCACATGAAATTGATGAACAAGAGAATGAGAAAGCAATGGACGGGTTGCAAGATAGAGTTAATCTGCTGAAAAGA TTATCAGGTGATATACATGAGGAAGTGGAGACACATAATAGGATGCTGGACAGAATG GGTAATGATATGGATTCTTCAAGGGGAGTTTTAGCTGGAACAATGGATAAATTTAAGATG GTATTCGAGACCAAATCAAGCCGAAGAATGTTTACACTTGTAGCCTCATTTGTGGTCCTCTTTTTGGTTGTATACTATCTCACTAGGTAA